CCAAGGCGGCTCCTCCAATATCGAATCTCCGCCTCCAGGGCGTCGAGATAGTCCTCCACCTCGCCGCGGACCGGGGGGGTGCTGTAAAAGGAACAGTACCCGCACTTGCCGGCGCAAAACGGCACGTGCAGGTACACGGAAAGGCGCTCGTCTCTCATTTCACGAGCTTCGCTCCGGGGAACGGCTGTCCGGTCACTCGCCCTCGTCCATCTTCAGAAACGCCAAAAACGCCTCCTGAGGGATCGAGACGCGTCCGATCTGCTTCATGCGCTTCTTGCCCTCCTTCTGTTTTTCGAGGAGTTTGCGCTTGCGCGAGATGTCCCCGCCGTAGCATTTGGCCAAAACGTCCTTGCGCAGAGCCTTGACGTTGACGCGGACGATGACGCGCTTGCCGATGGAGGCCTGGATGGGAACCTCGAAGAGCTGGCTGGGTATCAGGTCCTTCAGCTTCGTCACTGCGGCGTGGCCGCGATGGTAGGCCGCGTCCTTGTGGCAGATGAAGGAGAAGGCGTCCGCCGCCTCGCCGTTGACGAGGACGTCGACACGCACCAGCTCCGATGGCTTGAGCCCGATGAACTCGTAATCCAGAGAGGCGTAGCCGCGCGTCTGCGACTTGAGCTTATCGTGGAAGTCGATGATGAACTCCGCCAGGGGCATCTCATAGATCAGCCGCACCCGTTCCGGGGTCAGGTAGTCCATGGAGCGATAGACGCCGCGCTTTTCCTGGACCAGCTGCATCACCTTGCCCACGTACTCGGACGGCAGAAAGACCGAGAGCTTGATGTAGGGCTCCCGTATCTCCTCGATATCCCCCACCTCGGGAAAGTCGCTGGGCCGATGGGCCTCGATCACCTCGCCCGATTTGAGAAGGATCTCATAGACGACGTTGGGCGCCGTGGCCACGAGGTCGACATCGTATTCTCGGCGAAGCCGCTCCTGCGCCACATCCATGTGGAGCAGCCCCAGGAAACCGCACCGAAACCCGAAGCCCAGGGCAACGGAGGTCTCCGGCTCGAAGGCTATGGCGGAGTCGTTCAGACACAGTTTTTCCAGCGCGTCCCGAAGCTGGGGATAATCGTCGCGCTCCACGGGGTAGAAGCCGCAGAAGACGACGCTCTTGACCTTGCGGTATCCGGGCAGGGGCTCGGGGGTCGGGTTTCTTGCGTTGGTGATGGTGTCCCCGACATGAGCCTCGGCCAGGGTCTTGATGCTGGCCGCGATATAGCCGACCTCGCCCGGACCCAGCCGATCCACGGGGGTGAAGGAGGGACGGAATACCCCCACCTCGTCGACCGGATACGCGCTGTTGGTGGCCATGAACAGAATGTTCTGCCCCGCAGTCAGGGTGCCGTTCACGACCCGAACGTAGCAGATCACGCCGCGATAGTTGTCGTAGACGGAGTCGAAGATCAACGCCTGGAGCGGCGCGTTCGGGTCCCCCTGGGGAGCCGGAACCGTGCGGACGATCCGCTCGAGGATCTCGTCGATCCCGCGGCCGTCCTTGGCACTCGCCAAGATGGAGTCCTCGGCGTCCAGCCCCACCACGTCGCGGATCTCCTGCTTGGCGTTCTCGGGATGGGCAGAGGGGAGGTCGATTTTGTTGATGACCGGCAGGATCTCGAGTCCCTGCTCGATCGCCTGATAGGCGTTCGCCACGGTCTGCGCCTCGACGCCCTGCGTCGCGTCGACGACGAGCAGGGCTCCCTCGCAGGCGGCCAGGGAACGGGAGACCTCGTAGCCGAAGTCCACATGACCCGGCGTGTCGATAAGGTTCAAAACCCATTTCCTGCCGTCCGACGAGACGTAATCCATGCGGACCGGAACCAGCTTGATCGTGATCCCCCTTTCGCGCTCCAGCGAGAGAGAGTCCAGAAGCTGTTTCTTCATGTCCCGGGACTGCACGGTGGAGGTGCGCTCCAAGAGGCGGTCGGCCAAGGTGGACTTGCCGTGGTCGATGTGGGCGATGATGCAAAAATTTCTGATGTTCTCCTGTTTCATGCGTGGCCCCTCTTAGCAAATCGAATCATGACGCCGCGATCCCCAGGGACCGGCGGCCAAAAAACAAGACAAAAAGAGGGGCCCGCTTCGAGCCCCTCTGAGCCAAGCCTGCGTTCTCTCCAATGTGGTCCCCGCAGCAGCGGGACTTCCCGCACACGGCCCCACAATCAGGCGAGAGAACTAATACATCTTTCTCAGGGTCTCCAACACGGTCTCGGGCTCGAAGGGCTTGACGACAAAACCATCGACCCCGATCGCCTTGGCCTTGAGAGCCACGGGCAAAGTCGCGTTGGCACTGACCAGCAGGACCTTCGCCTTGGGAAGGATTTCCCGTATCCCGCGAATGGTCTCGAAACCGTCGAGTTTGGGCATATGAAGGTCGACGATGACGATGTCCACCGTCTTGGAAGCAGACGTCAAACGGCGCAACTGTTCCAGCCCCACAAGCGCGTCCGTCGCCGAACCTGCGACGGAATATCCTCCCTCCGACAGGACCAGGCGCAGCATATCCACCATGAAGTCCGCATCATCGATGATAAAAGCGCTTCGAGACATTTGAGCTTCCCTCCGTCGAGCGGTTTTCTACTCCTTCCCCTCGGAGGAGACCTTCTTCAGCGCGTTGACCCAAGTCTCTTGAGCCTCGGCATCCTTCTTCATCTGGGAGAGCCTGCCCTCCTCGGCCTCGAGCAGAGCCGCAAGCCGCGCCTCGTAGTTGCCGCCGATCTTCTTGAGTTCATCGAACTCGGTCCTCAAAGAGGCCAGATCGGGAACTCCTCCCTGCTCCATCTTGGCAATGCGCTCCTCCATCTTCGCAAGCTCCGCCCGGACCCCCTGCATCTCGGTGGTCACCTTCCCCTGCATCAGGCTCCAAAGGATATTAAGGACGAGAATGACCGCGATGACGGAGATGATGATGATCTTCGGTTTACTGTTTACCAATTTGGACCAGTCCGCCTGTTTTTTCTGATTTTCATTCTTCTGCGTCTTCTGGGGTTCATTCTTCTGAGCCTGCATCACAACATCCTCCAAATTTTAAGGTAGTGGAATAAATGACTCCATAGCTTCCCTCATTTTACATGAAGAAGCGGATAAAAAAAAGCGGCCCACCGAGACGGGCCGCTCAAGACACCTCTGAAGAAAAACGAAACTACTTCACCTCGACCTCGGCACCGGCCTCGGCAAGCTTCTTCTTCAGCTCCTCGGCCTCCTCCTTGGAGACGCCCTCCTTGACGGGCTTGGGCGGATTGTCCACCAGCTCCTTGGCCTCCTTCAGGCCCAGGCCGGTGATCTCGCGCACAACCTTGATGACGTTGATCTTGTTCGCTCCGGGAGCCTTGTAGATCACGTCGAACTCGGACTTCTCCTCCTCCGCGGCAGCGGGGGCACCGGCGCCGGGCATCGCCATCATGGGCATGGCCATGGGGGCCGCGGCGGAAACGCCAAACTTCTCCTCAAGAGCCTTCACGAGCTCGGAGAGCTCGAGAACCGTCATCTCCTCAATAGCCTTGATCATATCGTCGCGCGTCATAGAACTTACCTCCAAAATTTTTTGATATACGCCCCGTTTCGCCGGGGCTCTTAAAACTCAAACCGGGCTTCGCACTTCGAAGGCCCCGCACATTGCCCCTCCGACCCGAAAAAAGGTCAGGCGGCCTCCTTCTTGTCCCGAATCTGCCCGAGGCACGTGACCAGCCCGCGCATCGTGCCGGAGAGCACGGTAACCAGGCCGGAAATCGGTGCGGCAATGGTGCGAACCACCTGGGCCACCAGGACATCCTTCGACGGAAGATCGGCCAGGGCGTAAACCTGACTCTGATCCAGGGCCACCTTCCCCAAAAGTCCGCCTTTGAGGACAAAGGCCTTTTGCGTTTTGTCGGTTGCGTATTCCTTGAGAACCTTGGCCACCCCAACCGGATCTCCGTAGCAGAGGGCATAGATATTCGGCCCCGTGACCAGGGATTCGGAAAGGGACTCGAGCCCCGCCTCCTTCATGGCGATCGCAAAAAGGGTATTCTTGGCGATCTTCAGCTCGCCCCCGGCCTCGCGGACCTTCACGCGGAGCGCCGTGCTCTGAGCCACGGTCATGCCGCGATACTCGCCCACAAACACGGCCTCGGACCTCTCGAGCTTTTCCTTCAAGAGGGCAACCTGCTCATATTTGATCTTTGCCGGCATAACATTCACCTCCTCCGAGAAATATCGTCAAACCTTTCGTGACGGAAGCCTGACGCCATTCAGAGCTCCCGGTGAAACCTCGATTTACCACACGAATTTCGCCCGGCCATTCGACCACAACGTCTCAAAAAACATCCCTCGACCCAAGGGCCGAGGGATACGAGGGGACGACACCGCGTTTTCACGGTCTTCCCGCTCCTCGCCTCGGCAGGTCCCGATTAAGCTCCGTCAGAGGAGCGCCTGCTGTCCAGGGTCGAAGAAAGCTGTATTCGTGTGTTCTAGGGACGAGCGTAATTAAGCGGCGATCTCCTTCGATGCGGAGAGGACATCGACGGAAATCCCCGGGCCCATCGTCGAGGTCAGGGAAATGCTCTTGATATAGGTTCCCTTGACCGAGGAGGGACGAGCCTTCTGTATAGCCTGCAACAGGGCTTTGGCATTCTCGAAAAGGGCATCCGCCGAAAAGCTCTTCTTGCCGATGGCGTTGTGGATGATCCCCGCCTTGTCGACTCGGAACTCGACGCGGCCGGCCTTGATCTCCTTGACGGCATCGGCGAGGTCGAAGGTCACGGTCCCCGTTTTGGCGCTGGGCATCAATCCCCTGGGACCAAGCACCTTTCCGAGGCGACCGACCGACTTCATCATGTCCGGCGTCGCGATGACCGCATCGAAGTCCATCCAGCCGCCCATGATCTTCTGGACGAGGTCCTCGCCGCCCACGATGTCGGCCCCCGCGTCCTCGGCCTCCTTGATCTTCTCGCCCATGGCAAGGACAAGGACCCTTTTGGTCACGCCGGTGCCGTGGGGAAGACCGACCGTGCTGCGGACCTGCTGGTCCGCATGACGCGGGTCAACGCCCAGGCGAACGTGGATTTCCATGCTCTCGTCGAACTTCGCCGTCGCGATCGACTGGAAGAGATCCACAGCCTCGCGCAGCCCATACTGTTTTTCGGCCTCGATTTTGGCTGCGGCCTCCCTGTAACGCTTGCTCCGTTTCATGAAAAAACCTCCTGTGGTCGATAACGGGCCGCCAAGCCCTGCCACCGTGATATTTCGTGCAACAGCCCCCAGCAAAAAGGGGGCCCGTGTCTTATCCTCAGCCCTGGATCTCGATCCCCATGGAACGGGCCGTTCCCTCGACCATGCGCATGGCGGCGTCGATATCGTTGGCATTGAGATCCTTGCGCTTCATCTCGGCGATCTCCTTCACCTTGACTCTGGAGACCTGCCCAACTTTGTTCTTGTTGGGAACTCCGGATCCCGACTCGATTCCCGCAGCCTTTTTCAGCAGAACGCTTGCTGGAGGCGTCTTCAGTTCAAACGTAAAGCTACGGTCGGCATAAACCGTTATAACGGCGGGAATGATGAGCCCCGCCTGGTCCGAAGTCTTTGCATTGAACTGCTTGCAGAACTCCATGATATTGACCCCATGCTGTCCCAAAGCGGGACCGACGGGAGGAGCCGGCGTCGCCTTTCCGGCCGGCAACTGCAATTTGATCTGCCCGATGACCTTCTTAGCCATAAAACAAAATCCCCTCTCCTAGATAAAACCTTCTATCGGCACAGATCCCGTCCACTAGGGACGGGAACGTCTGTCATACTTTTTCCAGAAGCTGATAATCGGTCTCGACGACGGTCTCTCGGCCGAACACGCTGACCGTGAACTTGACCTTCCCCTTCTCGGGCGTAATCTCGACCACCGGGCCCGCCTGCCCTTCAAAGGGACCGCTCTTGACACAAACCGTGTCCCCCAATTTGAGGCTGATCTCGACCTTCGGCTTCGCCTGTTCCTTCCCGATCCGGGACATCAGATCGCGCACCTCACGTTCGGAGAGAGGAAGCGGATAACTACCGGCCCCGACGAAACCCGTCACCCCCGGCGTGTGCCGGACGACATACCACGACTGTTCGTCAAGCAACATCTCCACCAGCACGTAGCTGGGATAGAGTTTTCTGGAGACCTTACGACTCTTTCCGTCCTTGACGAAAACCCGTTCTTCGATGGGGACCAACACGGAGAAAATATTTTTCTCCATCCCCATCGTCGCTATGCGCTGCTCCAGATTGGCCTTGACTCGATTCTCATAGCCTGCGTACGTCTGAACGACATACCATCGGCGTCCATCCTGCGTATCCATCAAACACCAGGGAAAAGCCCTTCCTCACCTCCCACCTGCATTCGTAAATTCAGATGCGCTGCGAGCCCGAAGTAAAAAGTGGGAAAACTAACCGAGGATCCCCGAGAAGATCCAGGTCAGGAGAAAATCGATGGCCCCAAGGTAAATGGAGACGCAGAGCGTGAAAAAAATGACGATCAGCGTGGAGTACCAGATCTGCTTCTTTCCGGGCCAAGTGACCTTCTTCAGCTCGGCCTTCGCCTCCCGCAAAAAACCGATGCCCGGTATCGAATTCGCGATCTCTTTGGACATACCTTGCCCTCCTGCGGGCATCGCGGAGGATACCCTTGACAATAAAAAAATGGCAGGCCCGGCAAGACTCGAACTTGCAACCCCCGGTTTTGGAGACCAGTGCTCTGCCAATTGAGCTACGGACCTGCGTTAAAACAACGGAAAGTATTCTACACTAGAGGCGAGGGTTATGCAAGATGCCCCTTCGTTTTTGGCAGGCCGGTCAGGAAAACGGTTTATGAGCCTTCATGACCGACCCGCCCGAAAAACGACAACGTACCGCCTACTTCGACTCCTTATGCGGGACGGAGGCGTTGCACCACTTGCAGTATTTCTTGATCTCCAGTTTCTTCGACTGCTTCTTCTTGTTCACCGT
The DNA window shown above is from Fretibacterium sp. OH1220_COT-178 and carries:
- the lepA gene encoding translation elongation factor 4, with the protein product MKQENIRNFCIIAHIDHGKSTLADRLLERTSTVQSRDMKKQLLDSLSLERERGITIKLVPVRMDYVSSDGRKWVLNLIDTPGHVDFGYEVSRSLAACEGALLVVDATQGVEAQTVANAYQAIEQGLEILPVINKIDLPSAHPENAKQEIRDVVGLDAEDSILASAKDGRGIDEILERIVRTVPAPQGDPNAPLQALIFDSVYDNYRGVICYVRVVNGTLTAGQNILFMATNSAYPVDEVGVFRPSFTPVDRLGPGEVGYIAASIKTLAEAHVGDTITNARNPTPEPLPGYRKVKSVVFCGFYPVERDDYPQLRDALEKLCLNDSAIAFEPETSVALGFGFRCGFLGLLHMDVAQERLRREYDVDLVATAPNVVYEILLKSGEVIEAHRPSDFPEVGDIEEIREPYIKLSVFLPSEYVGKVMQLVQEKRGVYRSMDYLTPERVRLIYEMPLAEFIIDFHDKLKSQTRGYASLDYEFIGLKPSELVRVDVLVNGEAADAFSFICHKDAAYHRGHAAVTKLKDLIPSQLFEVPIQASIGKRVIVRVNVKALRKDVLAKCYGGDISRKRKLLEKQKEGKKRMKQIGRVSIPQEAFLAFLKMDEGE
- a CDS encoding response regulator: MSRSAFIIDDADFMVDMLRLVLSEGGYSVAGSATDALVGLEQLRRLTSASKTVDIVIVDLHMPKLDGFETIRGIREILPKAKVLLVSANATLPVALKAKAIGVDGFVVKPFEPETVLETLRKMY
- the rplL gene encoding 50S ribosomal protein L7/L12, which encodes MTRDDMIKAIEEMTVLELSELVKALEEKFGVSAAAPMAMPMMAMPGAGAPAAAEEEKSEFDVIYKAPGANKINVIKVVREITGLGLKEAKELVDNPPKPVKEGVSKEEAEELKKKLAEAGAEVEVK
- the rplJ gene encoding 50S ribosomal protein L10; protein product: MPAKIKYEQVALLKEKLERSEAVFVGEYRGMTVAQSTALRVKVREAGGELKIAKNTLFAIAMKEAGLESLSESLVTGPNIYALCYGDPVGVAKVLKEYATDKTQKAFVLKGGLLGKVALDQSQVYALADLPSKDVLVAQVVRTIAAPISGLVTVLSGTMRGLVTCLGQIRDKKEAA
- the rplA gene encoding 50S ribosomal protein L1 — encoded protein: MKRSKRYREAAAKIEAEKQYGLREAVDLFQSIATAKFDESMEIHVRLGVDPRHADQQVRSTVGLPHGTGVTKRVLVLAMGEKIKEAEDAGADIVGGEDLVQKIMGGWMDFDAVIATPDMMKSVGRLGKVLGPRGLMPSAKTGTVTFDLADAVKEIKAGRVEFRVDKAGIIHNAIGKKSFSADALFENAKALLQAIQKARPSSVKGTYIKSISLTSTMGPGISVDVLSASKEIAA
- the rplK gene encoding 50S ribosomal protein L11, with translation MAKKVIGQIKLQLPAGKATPAPPVGPALGQHGVNIMEFCKQFNAKTSDQAGLIIPAVITVYADRSFTFELKTPPASVLLKKAAGIESGSGVPNKNKVGQVSRVKVKEIAEMKRKDLNANDIDAAMRMVEGTARSMGIEIQG
- the nusG gene encoding transcription termination/antitermination protein NusG produces the protein MDTQDGRRWYVVQTYAGYENRVKANLEQRIATMGMEKNIFSVLVPIEERVFVKDGKSRKVSRKLYPSYVLVEMLLDEQSWYVVRHTPGVTGFVGAGSYPLPLSEREVRDLMSRIGKEQAKPKVEISLKLGDTVCVKSGPFEGQAGPVVEITPEKGKVKFTVSVFGRETVVETDYQLLEKV
- the secE gene encoding preprotein translocase subunit SecE, whose translation is MSKEIANSIPGIGFLREAKAELKKVTWPGKKQIWYSTLIVIFFTLCVSIYLGAIDFLLTWIFSGILG
- the rpmG gene encoding 50S ribosomal protein L33, whose product is MADIVGLVCTTCKRRNYTTTVNKKKQSKKLEIKKYCKWCNASVPHKESK